A window of the Verminephrobacter eiseniae EF01-2 genome harbors these coding sequences:
- a CDS encoding Gfo/Idh/MocA family protein, whose protein sequence is MIGAGIYGSSMLKCFSAAQKQGMVDLIALAEIDEEVLQRHTRSLGIQGYANYKEMLMNVHLDAVAIATPDHLHGDAVLAAADAGLHVLVQKPLDTSSERSQRMIDACRRRAVMLFVDFHKRFDPAHMRLKSDMQAGRLGKIQYGYACMEDRIEVPSVWLRKWAAQSSPSWFLGVHFYDLVYWLIQSQPRRVYAVGHRGKLKSMGMDTLDSINARVEFVNGANFSFDVSWILPAGFPSIVNQQLRIVGEEGVVEIDSQDRGMFSAYSDAVESLVINAFGAQEYEHPVWGAQVQGYTFASMIRFIELLGAMKNGLVTLDELKGKYPDGEDALVSTRIGEAVDRSIATGEWIAL, encoded by the coding sequence GTGATCGGCGCAGGCATTTATGGCAGCAGCATGCTCAAGTGTTTTTCGGCTGCGCAAAAGCAGGGAATGGTGGACTTGATCGCATTGGCAGAAATCGATGAAGAAGTTCTTCAGCGCCACACCAGGAGTTTGGGTATCCAGGGATATGCAAACTACAAGGAAATGCTGATGAATGTCCATCTCGACGCCGTGGCCATCGCAACACCCGACCATTTGCATGGCGACGCAGTATTGGCTGCGGCCGATGCGGGCTTGCATGTGCTTGTGCAAAAGCCATTGGACACCAGCAGCGAGCGCTCGCAGCGGATGATCGATGCCTGCCGCCGGCGCGCTGTCATGCTGTTTGTCGACTTTCACAAGCGTTTCGACCCCGCGCACATGCGCTTGAAAAGCGACATGCAAGCAGGCCGGCTCGGAAAGATTCAGTACGGCTACGCATGCATGGAAGACAGGATCGAGGTGCCTTCGGTATGGCTGCGCAAGTGGGCTGCGCAAAGTTCGCCCTCCTGGTTTTTGGGGGTGCATTTTTATGATCTCGTCTACTGGCTGATACAAAGCCAGCCCCGCAGGGTATATGCCGTTGGCCACAGGGGAAAATTGAAGTCCATGGGCATGGATACGCTCGACAGCATCAATGCCCGCGTCGAATTCGTCAATGGCGCAAACTTTTCATTCGACGTTTCCTGGATCCTGCCCGCCGGATTCCCGTCGATTGTCAATCAACAGCTCCGGATCGTTGGCGAAGAAGGCGTCGTGGAGATCGATAGCCAGGATCGCGGCATGTTCAGTGCCTACTCCGATGCGGTGGAAAGTCTGGTCATCAACGCTTTTGGTGCGCAAGAGTATGAGCACCCGGTGTGGGGCGCGCAGGTTCAGGGCTACACCTTCGCGTCGATGATTCGATTCATCGAACTGCTGGGGGCGATGAAAAATGGTCTCGTCACGCTCGATGAACTCAAGGGGAAATATCCCGACGGCGAGGATGCGTTGGTGTCGACCCGGATCGGAGAAGCGGTGGATCGCAGCATCGCGACCGGCGAATGGATTGCGTTGTGA
- a CDS encoding penicillin acylase family protein, producing the protein MTPTTRQLPGLRAPVDLWRDAWGIAHLRARGADDAFFALGHVHASDRLWQMDALRRRTLGRYAEWLGPSALPMDMLARRLGLTECCRRDLLAVNDDTRAMLAAYTAGVNAFIATGPLPPEYALLGATPEPWQDWHCIAVLRQTSLLLNSVYPKLWRAIALPIVGAAALDRLRMNDGSDDLACMPPGASADRIAPDMAALADAMAAFIGHSDTEAGAGGSNNWALHGSRTRSGRPLLAGDPHRVLDMPNLYLQCHVACDEFDVIGLTSPGVPGFPHFAHNRDVAWCVTVAFVDTADLYLERFEDQGRRYLLRTDADGGNAQWAEVARRVERIRVRGQADVDCEVLVTARGPVVAGAANSGSALVLRHSSDVEADRSFDCLRPMMQARSVAALFEASRGWGLVDHNLVAADTQGHIGHHVRAKIPRRPAANGWLPVPGWLDRHAWRGWLAWEQLPRQIDPAAGLIVTANNRIVERHDEYLSTDCHPPHRARRIWQLLTALEAADSADMHAVHRDTVSLPALDICARLAPLALAEPASAALRERLVAWDGRLDADSTEANAYVSLRLALARQVAQRSGLGVTDPGLRGSIPPGLVPEYQLGWCVPQLLRADDRALLGGASWSEVLTQALQEVAREPAAAWGARHRLLLQHPLAAVFPGETMLAPRDMGAIGGDNETVFSAGYLAHLGMHAHYASVARYVFDVGQWDDCRWIVFHGASGDPRDAHYDDQSAAWRRCESVPMHYDWATVAGQAVAHQRLTGVPPATV; encoded by the coding sequence GTGACACCCACCACCCGACAACTGCCCGGCCTGCGCGCCCCGGTCGACCTCTGGCGTGACGCCTGGGGCATTGCGCACCTGCGCGCCCGTGGCGCCGACGATGCGTTCTTCGCGCTCGGCCATGTCCATGCCAGCGACCGCCTCTGGCAGATGGATGCGCTGCGCCGCCGCACGCTCGGCCGCTACGCCGAATGGCTCGGGCCCAGCGCACTGCCGATGGACATGCTGGCGCGCCGCCTCGGGCTGACCGAGTGCTGCCGCCGCGACCTGCTGGCCGTCAACGACGACACGCGCGCCATGCTCGCGGCCTATACCGCCGGCGTGAACGCCTTCATCGCCACTGGCCCGCTGCCGCCCGAGTACGCGCTGCTCGGCGCGACGCCCGAGCCTTGGCAAGACTGGCATTGCATCGCGGTGCTGCGCCAGACCAGCCTGCTGCTGAACTCCGTCTACCCCAAGCTGTGGCGCGCCATCGCACTGCCGATCGTCGGCGCTGCGGCGCTCGACCGCCTGCGCATGAATGACGGCAGCGACGACCTGGCCTGCATGCCGCCCGGCGCATCGGCCGACCGGATCGCCCCTGACATGGCCGCGCTGGCCGACGCCATGGCGGCCTTCATCGGCCACAGCGACACCGAAGCCGGCGCTGGCGGCAGCAACAACTGGGCGCTGCACGGCAGCCGCACCCGCAGCGGACGGCCCCTGCTCGCGGGCGACCCGCACCGCGTGCTCGACATGCCCAACCTGTACCTGCAATGCCATGTCGCCTGCGACGAGTTCGACGTGATCGGCCTGACCTCGCCGGGCGTGCCCGGCTTTCCGCATTTCGCGCACAACCGCGACGTGGCCTGGTGCGTGACGGTGGCCTTCGTCGACACCGCCGACCTGTACCTGGAACGCTTCGAAGACCAGGGCCGGCGCTACCTGCTGCGCACCGATGCCGACGGCGGCAATGCCCAGTGGGCCGAGGTGGCGCGGCGCGTCGAGCGCATCCGCGTGCGCGGCCAGGCCGATGTCGACTGCGAGGTGCTCGTGACCGCGCGCGGCCCCGTGGTCGCCGGCGCAGCCAACAGCGGCAGCGCGCTGGTGCTGCGCCATTCGTCCGACGTGGAGGCCGACCGCTCCTTCGACTGCCTGCGGCCGATGATGCAGGCGCGCAGCGTCGCGGCACTGTTCGAGGCCAGCCGCGGCTGGGGCCTGGTCGATCACAACCTGGTGGCCGCCGACACGCAGGGCCACATCGGACACCATGTGCGCGCCAAGATACCGCGCCGCCCGGCCGCCAACGGCTGGCTGCCCGTGCCGGGCTGGCTCGACCGCCATGCCTGGCGCGGCTGGCTTGCCTGGGAGCAATTGCCACGGCAGATCGACCCCGCGGCCGGCCTGATCGTCACGGCCAACAACCGCATCGTCGAGCGGCATGACGAGTACCTGAGCACCGACTGCCATCCGCCGCACCGCGCCCGCCGCATCTGGCAACTGCTGACCGCGCTCGAAGCCGCCGACAGCGCCGACATGCACGCCGTGCACCGCGACACCGTGAGCCTGCCGGCACTGGACATCTGCGCCCGGCTCGCGCCGCTGGCGCTTGCCGAGCCGGCATCGGCGGCGTTGCGCGAGCGGCTCGTGGCGTGGGACGGCAGGCTCGATGCCGACTCCACCGAGGCCAACGCCTACGTCAGCCTGCGCCTGGCGCTGGCGCGCCAGGTCGCGCAGCGCAGCGGGCTTGGCGTCACCGATCCGGGCCTGCGCGGCAGCATTCCCCCCGGTCTCGTGCCCGAATACCAGTTGGGCTGGTGCGTGCCGCAACTGCTGCGCGCCGACGACCGGGCATTGCTCGGCGGCGCCTCGTGGAGCGAAGTACTCACCCAGGCCCTGCAGGAGGTGGCGCGCGAACCCGCAGCCGCGTGGGGTGCGCGGCATCGGCTGCTGCTGCAACACCCGCTGGCGGCGGTGTTTCCTGGCGAGACCATGCTTGCGCCGCGCGACATGGGCGCGATCGGCGGCGACAACGAGACGGTGTTTTCCGCCGGCTATCTGGCGCACCTGGGCATGCACGCGCACTACGCCTCGGTGGCGCGCTATGTCTTTGACGTAGGGCAGTGGGATGACTGCCGCTGGATCGTGTTCCACGGCGCCTCGGGCGATCCGCGCGATGCGCACTACGACGACCAGAGCGCCGCATGGCGCCGCTGCGAGAGCGTGCCGATGCACTACGACTGGGCCACCGTGGCCGGGCAGGCGGTTGCGCACCAGCGGCTCACTGGAGTACCTCCGGCTACGGTATGA
- a CDS encoding citrate synthase, translating to MTPQSALDIKKNSLPFLDKKGEFPVLTPTNGPEMLDIGDLHKSTGVCTLDIGLMNTGICKSAITYVNGDEGILRYRGYSIDDLVDNCDYLDVAWLLLNGELPTPSQKAEFQYNITYHSMVNEQMAYFLRGFRRDAHPMAVMCGMTGALSAFYHDELDIFNAEHRKIVAHRLIAKMPTIAAMAYKYSIGQPLVYPRNDLDFVSNFMQMLFAVPCEPFKLNPAGVRAFSAVMIVQADHEQNASTFTVRSVGSSRANPYACVAAGIASLWGPLHGGANEGVLHTLNEIGSIENIPAIIKRAKDKNDPYRLMGFGHRVYKTYDPRAKVLQRYCYEVLEAYGKKDDPLFKMALELERIALNDEFFIERKLYPNVDFYSGLILKTIGIPLSMFTAQFAVARTAGWISHWNEMITDPAVKIVRPRQLYVGSDLRPFVPPAERTEHKPLIG from the coding sequence ATGACACCTCAGTCCGCACTTGATATAAAGAAAAATTCATTACCTTTTCTTGATAAAAAAGGTGAATTTCCTGTTCTGACGCCAACCAATGGCCCGGAAATGCTGGATATTGGTGATCTTCATAAAAGTACTGGTGTTTGTACCCTGGACATTGGATTGATGAACACGGGGATTTGTAAATCGGCAATCACATATGTGAATGGAGACGAAGGAATTTTACGATATCGCGGCTATTCAATTGACGATTTGGTTGATAACTGTGATTATTTGGATGTGGCTTGGTTGCTACTGAATGGTGAATTGCCAACGCCAAGTCAGAAGGCTGAGTTTCAATACAATATTACTTATCACTCAATGGTGAATGAGCAAATGGCGTATTTTTTACGTGGATTCCGGCGCGATGCTCACCCAATGGCTGTCATGTGTGGTATGACGGGTGCCTTGTCTGCTTTTTATCATGACGAGCTTGATATATTTAACGCAGAACACCGGAAAATTGTGGCACACCGCTTGATTGCCAAAATGCCAACAATTGCAGCGATGGCTTACAAGTACTCTATCGGGCAGCCGTTGGTTTATCCTCGGAATGATCTAGATTTTGTTTCAAACTTCATGCAAATGTTATTTGCTGTCCCGTGTGAGCCATTTAAACTCAATCCGGCTGGCGTGCGCGCGTTCAGTGCTGTGATGATCGTGCAGGCCGATCATGAGCAAAATGCTTCGACATTTACGGTGCGCTCAGTAGGTTCGAGTCGTGCGAATCCCTATGCCTGTGTTGCTGCTGGCATTGCATCTCTTTGGGGCCCTTTGCATGGTGGCGCAAACGAAGGCGTACTCCATACACTCAACGAAATCGGATCTATTGAGAATATTCCTGCCATAATCAAGCGTGCCAAGGATAAAAATGATCCGTATCGCTTGATGGGTTTCGGACACCGGGTTTACAAAACCTACGATCCACGGGCAAAAGTCTTGCAACGGTATTGCTACGAGGTTCTTGAAGCATATGGGAAGAAGGACGACCCGCTTTTTAAAATGGCGCTTGAGTTGGAGCGCATTGCACTCAATGACGAATTTTTCATTGAGCGCAAACTTTATCCCAACGTTGATTTTTATTCTGGGCTTATTCTCAAAACCATCGGTATTCCGCTATCTATGTTTACGGCGCAATTTGCAGTGGCACGTACTGCTGGTTGGATTTCTCATTGGAATGAAATGATTACAGATCCAGCTGTCAAGATCGTGCGGCCGCGTCAACTCTATGTGGGATCGGATTTGCGTCCCTTTGTGCCTCCTGCCGAACGAACGGAGCACAAACCCCTTATTGGGTGA
- a CDS encoding IS481-like element ISVei2 family transposase, producing MSMALHKNARTTPAVRAEIAASSQTASVLAQRYGITEQTVYKWKKREVFVDRCHTAHRLQTVLTPAQETVVVHLRRTLLLPLDDLLAVTREFLCPDVSRSGLDRCLRRHGVGNLDALKSREPTVTHQAFKSYEPGYVHMDVKYLPQMRDESRRRYLFVAIDRATRWVFVQLKANKTAASAQAFLKTLHKACPIRINKLLTDNGKEFTDRLFASGERQASGNHEFDQLCQALDIEHRLTKPRTPRTNGMVERFNGRIADVLKTHRFDSREDMEQTLLRYVALYNHQLPQSALGSKTPMQAMKEWHQQHPHLFHKRPYDRPGCDT from the coding sequence ATGTCGATGGCCCTGCACAAGAACGCTCGCACCACGCCGGCCGTGCGTGCCGAGATAGCCGCCAGTAGCCAGACCGCCAGTGTCTTGGCCCAGCGCTATGGCATCACCGAACAGACGGTCTACAAGTGGAAGAAACGCGAGGTCTTCGTGGACCGCTGTCACACAGCCCATCGCCTGCAGACCGTGCTCACGCCTGCACAAGAGACCGTGGTGGTCCACCTGCGGCGCACCTTGCTGCTGCCCCTGGATGATCTGCTGGCCGTTACGCGGGAGTTCCTCTGCCCTGATGTGTCACGCTCGGGGCTGGACCGGTGCCTGCGCCGCCACGGGGTGGGCAACCTCGATGCCCTCAAGTCCCGGGAGCCTACGGTGACCCACCAGGCATTCAAGAGCTACGAGCCGGGCTACGTGCACATGGATGTGAAATACCTGCCCCAGATGCGCGACGAGAGCCGCCGGCGCTACCTGTTCGTCGCCATCGACCGGGCCACGCGATGGGTGTTCGTGCAGCTCAAGGCCAACAAGACGGCCGCCAGTGCACAGGCATTCCTGAAGACATTGCACAAGGCTTGCCCGATCAGGATCAACAAGTTGCTGACCGACAACGGCAAGGAGTTCACCGACCGACTGTTTGCCAGCGGCGAGCGCCAAGCCAGTGGCAACCATGAGTTCGACCAGTTGTGCCAGGCGCTGGACATAGAGCATCGGCTGACCAAGCCCAGGACGCCGAGAACCAACGGCATGGTCGAGAGGTTCAATGGTCGCATAGCCGATGTCCTGAAGACCCACAGGTTCGACAGCCGCGAGGACATGGAGCAGACCTTGCTGCGCTATGTGGCCTTGTACAATCACCAACTGCCGCAGTCAGCGCTGGGCAGCAAAACGCCTATGCAGGCCATGAAAGAGTGGCATCAGCAGCACCCGCATCTGTTTCACAAGCGGCCATATGATCGTCCGGGATGCGACACCTAA
- a CDS encoding IS630 family transposase — MNLTEAEIVELRQQANGRAVRADLARRARLILLLAEGLTWSAIRAKLDCNDSYIALWSKRFAADRLAGLFSRHAGRQRYKVTDRLEARVLARTTKHKPADGSTHWSTRKLAAELGGDISHMTVARIWAKHGLKPHRLEGYLASNDPDFETKAADVIGLYLNPPQHAAVFSVDEKTAIQALDRKDPVLPLTPGRAERHGFEYFRHGTLSLYAAFNTKTGEVLGKTATRHTSSEFVSFLTDIVAHQPRGKEIHVIVDNLSAHKTKLVDAFLSEHPNLRMHCTPTYSSWFNQVELWLAKIERDVIARGVFTSVPDLKRKPMRYVRKYDEQPKSVKWKYFDPTRRITPDSIITVH, encoded by the coding sequence ATGAACTTGACCGAAGCCGAAATCGTGGAACTGCGGCAGCAAGCCAATGGAAGGGCCGTTCGAGCGGATTTGGCGCGTCGTGCGCGTCTGATCTTGCTGCTTGCCGAGGGACTGACCTGGAGCGCCATCAGGGCCAAGCTCGATTGCAATGACAGCTACATTGCTCTCTGGAGCAAGCGCTTTGCCGCTGACCGTTTGGCAGGCTTGTTTTCTCGCCATGCCGGTCGCCAACGCTACAAGGTCACCGACCGCCTTGAGGCGCGTGTGTTGGCGCGCACGACCAAGCACAAGCCCGCCGATGGTTCCACGCACTGGTCCACGCGCAAGCTCGCTGCCGAACTTGGTGGCGACATCTCGCACATGACCGTGGCGCGCATCTGGGCCAAGCACGGACTCAAACCGCATCGGCTCGAAGGCTATCTCGCCTCCAACGATCCGGACTTTGAAACCAAGGCAGCCGATGTCATCGGCTTGTATCTGAACCCGCCGCAGCATGCGGCCGTCTTCAGCGTCGACGAGAAGACGGCGATTCAGGCGCTCGATCGCAAAGACCCGGTGCTGCCGCTCACGCCGGGGCGTGCCGAGCGTCATGGCTTTGAGTACTTCAGGCATGGAACGCTCTCGCTGTACGCCGCCTTCAATACCAAGACTGGTGAAGTGCTGGGCAAGACTGCCACGCGGCATACCTCGTCCGAGTTCGTCTCCTTCCTCACCGACATCGTGGCCCATCAGCCGCGCGGCAAGGAAATTCACGTCATCGTCGACAACCTCTCGGCACACAAGACCAAGCTGGTTGACGCGTTCCTCAGTGAGCATCCGAACCTGCGTATGCACTGCACGCCGACCTACTCGTCATGGTTCAACCAGGTTGAACTGTGGTTGGCCAAGATCGAGCGCGACGTGATCGCTCGCGGCGTATTCACCTCGGTGCCCGATCTCAAGAGAAAGCCCATGCGCTACGTCCGCAAGTACGACGAGCAACCCAAGTCCGTGAAGTGGAAGTACTTCGACCCAACTCGGAGAATTACTCCTGATTCAATCATTACAGTCCACTAG
- a CDS encoding recombinase family protein: MLIGYARVSTQDQNLELQREALTKAGCKKVFEDKVSGTRADRPGLSKTLEMLREGDTLVVWKLDRLGRSVKQLVDLVGDLHKHGVQFRSLTDSIDTGTPSGRFFFHVMASLAEMERELTVERTRAGLEVAKQLGRKGGRKPKMTDSKIESAKELLASGVLPKDVAKNLGVSIPTLYRWVPASTHA, encoded by the coding sequence ATGTTGATCGGCTATGCGCGCGTCTCGACGCAGGATCAGAACCTGGAGCTGCAACGCGAAGCCTTGACCAAGGCCGGATGCAAGAAGGTCTTCGAGGACAAGGTGAGTGGCACGCGGGCAGACCGGCCCGGCTTGTCCAAGACGCTCGAAATGCTGCGGGAGGGCGACACCCTGGTTGTCTGGAAGCTCGACCGGTTGGGCCGGTCAGTCAAGCAACTGGTTGATCTGGTCGGCGACCTGCACAAGCATGGCGTCCAGTTCAGGAGCCTGACCGATTCCATCGATACCGGCACGCCGTCCGGGCGGTTCTTCTTCCACGTCATGGCGAGCCTGGCCGAAATGGAGCGCGAGCTGACCGTCGAGCGCACCCGCGCCGGGCTGGAAGTCGCCAAGCAGCTCGGCCGCAAAGGCGGGCGCAAGCCGAAGATGACCGACAGCAAGATCGAGTCGGCCAAGGAACTGCTGGCCAGCGGTGTGCTGCCCAAGGACGTGGCCAAGAACCTCGGCGTGTCCATTCCGACGCTATACCGCTGGGTGCCAGCCTCCACGCACGCTTAG
- a CDS encoding HepT-like ribonuclease domain-containing protein translates to MSENRLPDYLDHIQQAATDARGFVEGMAKDDFLADKRTQQAVIMSLIVIGEAATKVMDGYAEFTQAHADVPWRSMRNMRNRMAHGYFDINLDVVWETVQEWLPALLQQLPAVRQDGDDEDRSPMD, encoded by the coding sequence ATGAGCGAAAACCGCCTGCCCGATTACCTCGACCACATCCAGCAGGCCGCAACCGACGCGCGCGGCTTCGTGGAAGGGATGGCCAAGGACGACTTCTTGGCCGACAAGCGCACCCAGCAGGCCGTCATCATGAGCCTGATCGTCATCGGCGAGGCCGCCACGAAGGTGATGGATGGCTACGCCGAGTTCACCCAGGCGCATGCCGACGTGCCGTGGCGCAGCATGCGCAATATGCGTAATCGCATGGCCCACGGCTATTTCGACATCAACCTCGATGTGGTGTGGGAGACGGTACAGGAATGGCTGCCGGCGTTGCTCCAGCAATTGCCCGCTGTGCGCCAGGATGGCGACGATGAAGACCGTAGCCCGATGGACTGA
- a CDS encoding nucleotidyltransferase family protein — translation MRPSVVLDMKRSAVREAVGRFRTANPRVFGSVLHGTDRDGSDLDLLVDALPGATLLDLGDLEEELKSLLGVDVDLLTPGDLPPKFRVKVLAEAQPV, via the coding sequence ATGCGACCGTCTGTTGTGCTTGACATGAAGCGAAGCGCGGTGCGTGAAGCGGTAGGCCGCTTCCGCACGGCGAACCCGCGCGTCTTCGGTTCGGTGCTGCATGGCACCGACCGGGATGGCAGCGACCTCGATCTGCTGGTTGATGCGCTGCCCGGTGCCACGTTGTTGGACTTGGGCGATTTGGAAGAAGAACTGAAATCGCTGCTCGGCGTCGACGTCGATCTGCTGACCCCCGGCGACCTGCCGCCGAAGTTCCGGGTCAAGGTGCTCGCGGAGGCGCAGCCGGTATGA
- a CDS encoding DUF4158 domain-containing protein, with product MPRRSILSTAERESLLALPDTKDDLIRHYTFSESDLSIIRQRRGPANRLGFAVQPCYLRFPGVILGVDEPPFPPLLRRLANQLKVGVESWDEYGQREQTRREHLVELQTVFGFQPFAMGHYRQAVQLLTELALQTDKGIVLASALNKGEARNALARAVFFNRLGEIRDRSFEQQRYRASGLNLVTAAIVLWNTVYLERAAHGLRGNGHVVDDALLQYLSPLGWEHINLTGDYLWRSSAKVGAGKFRPLRPLPPA from the coding sequence ATACCCCGCCGTTCGATCCTCTCCACCGCCGAGCGCGAAAGTCTGCTGGCGTTGCCGGACACCAAGGATGACTTGATCCGTCACTACACGTTCAGCGAAAGCGACCTGTCCATCATCCGGCAGCGGCGCGGCCCGGCCAACCGGCTGGGCTTCGCGGTGCAACCCTGCTACCTGCGCTTTCCTGGCGTCATCCTTGGCGTCGATGAGCCGCCGTTTCCGCCCTTGCTGAGACGGCTCGCCAACCAGCTCAAGGTCGGCGTCGAAAGCTGGGACGAGTACGGCCAGCGGGAACAGACCCGGCGCGAGCACTTGGTCGAGCTACAAACGGTGTTCGGCTTCCAGCCCTTCGCCATGGGCCACTACCGGCAGGCCGTCCAGTTGCTGACCGAGCTGGCCTTGCAGACCGACAAGGGCATCGTGCTGGCCAGCGCCTTGAACAAGGGGGAAGCGCGGAACGCGCTGGCCCGCGCCGTGTTCTTCAACCGCCTGGGCGAAATCCGCGACCGCAGTTTCGAGCAGCAGCGCTACCGTGCCAGCGGCCTCAATCTGGTGACGGCGGCCATCGTGTTGTGGAACACGGTCTATCTGGAGCGGGCAGCGCATGGGCTGCGTGGCAACGGTCATGTCGTGGATGATGCGCTGTTGCAGTACCTGTCGCCGTTGGGCTGGGAGCACATCAACCTGACCGGCGATTACCTCTGGCGCAGCAGCGCCAAGGTCGGCGCGGGCAAGTTCCGACCGCTACGACCACTGCCACCGGCTTAG
- a CDS encoding Fic/DOC family protein yields MTIQSAAQQLFGQLAKEQLLRGLDADEFSKRAGHYLGEINVLHPFREGNGRTQREFIGQLAQQAGHRIDWSGVSQASMTQASIEAYNGDSSGLAGLIRAGMPDQLFFNP; encoded by the coding sequence ATTACGATCCAGAGTGCGGCGCAGCAGCTCTTTGGGCAGCTTGCCAAGGAACAGCTCTTGCGTGGCCTCGATGCCGACGAGTTCAGCAAGCGGGCCGGCCACTATCTCGGGGAAATCAACGTGCTTCATCCCTTCCGTGAGGGGAACGGCAGGACGCAGCGCGAGTTCATCGGGCAACTGGCCCAGCAGGCGGGCCACAGGATCGACTGGAGCGGGGTCAGTCAGGCCAGCATGACCCAGGCGTCAATCGAAGCCTACAACGGCGACTCAAGCGGTTTAGCTGGCCTTATTCGCGCTGGCATGCCAGACCAGCTTTTTTTTAACCCATGA
- a CDS encoding Fic/DOC family protein → MKYAGDRGDPYLDSETGVLRNLLGIKEQGGLDKAESTLSFLRASELREQPVKGKFDLAHLQRIHKRLFGDVYDWAGQIRQVEISKGSTMFAR, encoded by the coding sequence ATGAAATACGCCGGGGATCGCGGCGATCCTTACCTGGACAGCGAAACGGGTGTTCTCCGCAATCTCCTTGGAATCAAGGAACAGGGTGGACTCGATAAAGCCGAATCCACCCTTTCCTTTTTGCGGGCCAGCGAATTGCGCGAGCAGCCCGTTAAAGGCAAATTCGATTTAGCGCACCTGCAGCGAATTCACAAGCGCCTTTTTGGCGACGTGTACGACTGGGCGGGCCAAATCCGCCAGGTCGAAATCTCGAAAGGCAGCACTATGTTTGCCCGGTAG
- a CDS encoding antitoxin VbhA family protein, translated as MISEQEQTERRAVVQSALASQRIEGLEPDAQAVADAERWARGEMAIGAAVDQYKARMRLEMA; from the coding sequence ATGATCTCAGAGCAGGAACAAACCGAGCGCCGCGCCGTGGTGCAAAGCGCCCTTGCGAGCCAGCGCATCGAGGGCTTGGAGCCTGATGCACAGGCCGTGGCCGACGCCGAACGCTGGGCGCGTGGCGAGATGGCCATCGGTGCCGCCGTGGACCAGTACAAGGCGCGCATGCGGCTAGAAATGGCATGA
- a CDS encoding IS4 family transposase, translating to MEGAYILAKKKPPTQPPTIREVIRQIAMLGGFLGRKCDGQPGVKSLWLGFARVRDFVQGVEHMRLLQDAGGSCV from the coding sequence GTGGAAGGGGCGTACATTTTGGCAAAGAAAAAACCACCGACTCAGCCACCGACCATTCGTGAAGTCATCCGGCAAATCGCCATGCTCGGCGGCTTCCTGGGCCGCAAGTGCGATGGACAGCCCGGCGTCAAATCCCTCTGGCTTGGCTTTGCCCGGGTCAGGGATTTTGTGCAGGGTGTTGAGCATATGCGCTTGCTTCAGGATGCAGGGGGAAGTTGTGTGTAA